The following are encoded together in the Thunnus albacares chromosome 7, fThuAlb1.1, whole genome shotgun sequence genome:
- the lrrc4ca gene encoding leucine rich repeat containing 4C, genome duplicate a — translation MLNKMTSSQQQQMMRGPRWNRALSDPLFVLLLALQLLVVAGLVRAQTCPSVCSCSNQFSKVICTRRGLRDVPDGISTNTRYLNLQENLIQVIKVDSFKHLRHLEILQLSKNHIRKIELGAFNGLASLNTLELFDNRLTTIPNGAFEYLSKLKELWLRNNPIESIPSYAFNRVPSLRRLDLGELKRLSYISEGAFEGLSNLRYLNLGMCNLKEIPNLIPLVKLDELEMSGNQLSVIRPGSFKGLIHLQKLWMMHAQIQTIERNSFDDLQSLVELNLAHNNLTLLPHDLFTPLHHLERVHLHHNPWNCNCDILWLSWWLKEMVPANTSCCARCSSPAHHKGRYIGELDQNYFHCYAPVIVEPPADLNVTEGSAAELKCRASSLTSVSWITPNGSIMTHGAYKVRISVLNDGTLNFTNVTMQDTGTYTCMVSNSAGNTTASATLNVSSTENSSFSYFTTVTVETIETPHNDVVTTTVQQKVGPTPSAGTWESVSPTSTTTTTVRTPLSTRATEKTYTIPVTELGGEGSLNGLDEVMKTTKIIIGCFVAITLMAAVMLIIFYKMRKQHHQQNHHAPTRTIEIINVDEDCVTGGPGMEGHLTLPPLEHEHLNHYNTYKTAYNHASTINSIHSSAHEPLLIRASSKDNVQETQI, via the coding sequence ATGTTAAACAAGATGACctcctctcagcagcagcagatgatgcGAGGTCCTAGGTGGAACCGGGCCTTGTCCGACCCTTTGTTTGTGCTGCTCCTGGCCCTCCAGCTGCTGGTGGTGGCAGGGTTGGTACGTGCTCAGACGTGCCCCTCTGTCTGCTCCTGTAGTAACCAATTCAGCAAAGTCATCTGCACCCGCCGGGGCCTGCGAGATGTCCCTGATGGAATCTCTACCAACACACGCTACCTGAATCTGCAAGAAAATCTCATTCAGGTCATCAAGGTAGACAGCTTCAAACACCTAAGACATTTGGAGATCCTGCAGCTGAGTAAAAATCACATACGCAAAATTGAGCTGGGGGCCTTCAATGGACTGGCCAGCCTCAATACCTTGGAGCTTTTTGATAACCGCCTCACCACCATCCCAAACGGAGCATTTGAGTACCTGTCCAAACTAAAGGAGCTTTGGCTGAGGAATAACCCCATAGAGAGCATTCCCTCCTATGCTTTCAATAGAGTGCCCTCATTACGACGGTTGGACCTTGGGGAGCTCAAGCGGCTCTCCTACATATCTGAGGGGGCCTTTGAAGGGCTGAGCAATCTGCGCTACTTAAATCTGGGAATGTGCAATCTGAAGGAAATTCCCAATCTTATTCCCCTGGTGAAGCTGGATGAATTGGAGATGTCGGGGAACCAGCTATCTGTCATCCGCCCTGGCTCTTTTAAAGGGCTCATCCATTTGCAGAAGCTATGGATGATGCATGCCCAGATCCAGACCATTGAAAGGAACTCCTTTGATGATCTGCAGTCACTAGTGGAGCTTAATTTAGCCCACAACAACCTTACCCTCTTGCCCCATGATCTGTTCACTCCTTTGCATCACCTGGAGAGGGTGCACTTGCACCACAACCCGTGGAATTGTAACTGTGACATCCTCTGGCTAAGTTGGTGGCTTAAGGAGATGGTACCAGCAAACACCAGCTGCTGTGCCCGCTGCAGCTCACCAGCTCACCACAAGGGGCGATACATTGGTGAGCTGGACCAGAACTACTTTCACTGTTATGCTCCTGTTATTGTGGAGCCCCCTGCTGACCTAAATGTAACAGAAGGAAGTGCTGCAGAGTTGAAATGTAGAGCCAGTTCTTTGACATCAGTGAGCTGGATTACACCCAATGGTTCTATCATGACACACGGTGCATACAAGGTCAGAATCTCAGTGCTGAATGATGGCACTCTGAACTTCACCAATGTTACCATGCAGGACACGGGCACGTATACATGTATGGTCAGTAATTCTGCAGGTAACACAACAGCATCTGCCACACTCAATGTATCCTCTACAGAGAACAGCAGCTTCAGCTACTTCACCACAGTGACAGTAGAGACCATAGAAACACCACATAATGATGTCGTCACCACTACTGTGCAACAGAAGGTGGGCCCCACCCCGTCTGCTGGCACATGGGAGTCTGTTTCACCCACCTCTACAACCACCACCACAGTCCGGACCCCACTTTCCACCCGCGCCACAGAGAAGACTTATACAATCCCTGTCACGGAGCTGGGTGGGGAGGGCTCACTGAATGGCTTGGATGAGGTCATGAAGACGACCAAGATCATCATTGGCTGCTTTGTTGCAATCACACTCATGGCAGCTGTCATGCTAATCATCTTCTACAAGATGCGTaaacagcaccaccagcagAACCACCACGCACCCACACGCACCATTGAGATCATCAATGTGGATGAGGATTGTGTAACAGGAGGCCCAGGCATGGAGGGCCACCTGACGCTGCCTCCTCTCGAGCATGAGCACCTCAACCACTATAACACTTATAAGACTGCATACAACCATGCCTCTACTATCAACTCCATACACAGCTCAGCGCACGAACCTTTGTTAATCCGGGCCAGCTCAAAAGACAATGTACAAGAGACCCAAAtctaa